The Stenotrophomonas maltophilia sequence CGGAGATGCCCGCCCGGGCCATGCCGAAGCCGGCGCCTACCTGCTGGGCCTGTGGGGCCTGCCGATGCCGATCATCGAGGCGGTGGCGTTCCACCTGCAGCCGCAGCGTGCGAACACGCGCAGCTTCTGGGTGACCGGCGCCGTGCACGTGGCCCTGGCGCTGGTCAATGGCGATCCGGTGGACGAGGACTACCTGCAGCGCGCGGGCGTGCTCAACAAACTGCCGCAGTGGCGCGAGCATGCCAACAGCCTGATGGGGCTCACGCCCAGCGAAGCCTGAGTTCCACCGGCAATGCATGCGATGAAGGCGCGCCCGCAGGGACGCGCCTTCGTTGCATCAGGGCTGCGCGCAGTGGTCGTACACGCAGCGCTCGAACAGGAACTGGCAGTACGCCGCATCCTCACCGGCCTTGATGCAGTTGCTGCGCACCTCCGCGCAATAGCGGCCATTGGCACACACCAGCGGACCGGCCGACACACTGCCGGCCAGGCTCAGGACGGCGAGAACCGCCGCAGCGAACATCCGTGGCATCGCGTTCTTCATTTCGCGCTCTCCTTGGTCCGGAATGGACCTCTGTGAACGTACCAGCGGTCCAGTTGCGACAAGCGTGACCTCTGTCGCTGAACCGCCCGATTCAGAGTTTCCCGACCCGGCCCTGCCAAACGCAAAGAGGGCGGGCCTTGCGGCCCGCCCTCCTCGTATTGCCTTCAGGCTTCGATGGATCAGAAGCGCTGGTTGTACTGGATGAACAGGAAGCGGTCGTAATCCAGCATCGGGTCCAGCTGCACGGCACTGGCGTTGGTCACCGCGTAGGTGATCGGCGGGGTCTTGCCGAACACGTTGCGGGCACCGACGGTCACGCTGCCGTTCCACGGGGCCTGCCAGGTGGCCGAGATGTCGTGATAGACGATCGCGCCCTTCTTGTTGGCACCCAGGCCGCCGGTCCAGCCACCGTTCTCGGTGTAGTAATCCGGCTGGTTGCACTCCAGGCCATTTTCCTGGTCGTAGCAGAAGTCGCGGAAGCCGCCGTAGTAACGCATGGTCCAGGTGGCCGACAGGTCGCCCTTGGTCCAGGTGGTTGCCAGGGTGCCGCGGACACGCGGGTAGTTCCAGTAGCCTGCGTAGTCATCCCATGCAGCGCCCTTGGTGGCCTGCTGACGGAAGCTGGTCAGGTAGTTGGTGTCCAGGTTGAACGACAGGGTACCGAAGCTGTATTCCGGCATACGGTAGCGGACGCCGAAGTTGTAGCCTTCGGTTTCCAGCGAACCCAGGTTGGCATTGCCGCGGCTCAGGCCGGTGACCTGCTGGCCATTGGCAACGTCGCCACGGCTGTACTGGTCACAGAAGGCCTGCACACCGTTCTGGTAGCACTGGTTCAGCACGTAGTTCGCCGACAGCGCGGTGATCACGTTGTCCACGGTGATCTTGTACCAGTCCAGCGAGACGTTCAGGCCGCTGACGAAGCTCGGGCTCCACACCAGGCCCGCGGTGCGGGTCTTGCTGGTTTCCGGCTGCAGCTTGTCGTTGCCCACGCCCGAGTTGAACGGGTTGTTGCCCTGGGTGTCACGGGCACTGATCGGACGACCAGCAGCGTCGGTCTGACGGAAGTCGGACGCCAGGCCTTCAGCACCGCAACGGGCGGCAACGGCCGGGTTGCTGCGCTGGCCGAACACGGCATCACACGGATCGGTGAACTTGTCGAAGGTCTGCGAACCACCGCCGAAGGTGTCGTCCAGGGTCGGGGCACGGAAGCCCTCGCCGTAGGTCGCACGCACCAGCAGGTCGTCGATCGGCTTCCAGGTCACGCTGAACTTGCTGTTGACCGTGTTGCCGAACTTGTCGTAGTCCGAGTAGCGGCTGGCGATATCCAGCGACAGCTCCTTGGCACCCGGCAGGTCACGCAGCAGCGGCACCATCAGTTCCAGGTAGAACTCGTTGGTCTTGTACTTGCCTTCGGTCGGCTGGGCGGCCAGCTCGGTGGTGTAACCCGAGGAGGACAGCGCGTCCGGGTGGTCGTAGCCCGACACTTCACGATGCTCGTAACCGGCAGCGAAGGCGAACTCGCCCGCATTGCCCGGCATGTCGAACAGCGAACCGGTGATGTTGGCGAAGTACTGCTTGCTCTTGCTCTGGCCGGTCGAGTTCAGCAGGGTGTTGATGTACTTCAGCGCATCCGGGGTCGCGGCGCTGGCGCCGCCCAGCAGGTCGAACGGGACGCAGCTGCCCGGGCTGGTGCCCAGCGCGATCGGGTTGGCAGCGGTGCCGCACTGGGCGACGCCGTTGGCGTTGATGAACGACGGGCCGAGGGCGTTCTTCAGTGCCAGCAGGTTGATGTTGCCCGAGCTGGTCTGGGTCACATCGAACTGGTTGTAGTTGATGCCCACATCCCAGTCGAACGGACGGTTGTTGAAGTCGAAGTTGCCTTCCAGGGCCGCGTCGAAGTGCAGCGACTTGACGTTGTTCTGGGTGATGCGCGGCAGTTCGAAGATACGACGGCCCCAGCCACCGATGTCAACGCCGGCGCCCGGGTTGGCCCAGTTGCCCAGCGGGTTGTAGATGCTGTCCTTGCTGATCGCCACCGGGAACTGCGGCTGCGAGGTGCCGGTCAGCGGGTAGCCGGCGATCTGGCGCTTGGAGTCACGCTCGGAGTACATCGCCGTCGACTTCAGACGCAGGTTGTCGTTGATGTCGTAGCTGGCCGAGGTGAACATGGTCTTCGACTCAGCGCCCTGGTTCAGCATCATCTGCTGCGAGGCGTTGTAGTAGTCGTCCAGACCAATCAGGTGGTAGTTGTTGAAGTTGTTCGACGGCTGGCCAACGCCGACCGGGGTGTCCCACGAACCGGTGTGGTTGACCACCCAGGTGTTCGGGACCCACTTGCCAGCCTTGTTGTATTCACCAGCACCGGCGGTGCCTTCGGCACGCGGATCGGTGAAGCGGCCCCACGGGCCCGCCGGGCTCAGACCGTCTTCCTTGTGGCCCTGGCCATAGGAGTACTGGGTCAGGCCACGATCCTTGGCCCACACCGGATCTTCCTTGATGTAGTTCGCGCCGAACACGATCGAGGAGCGCTCGCCGGTGGCACCCAGGGTCAGGCTGTACTGGGTCTTGGAACCGTCGCCGTGGCTGTTCTGGCCGTAATAGGCACTGGCCTCGGCGCCGTCGAAGTTCTTGCGCAGGATGATGTTGACCACGCCGGAGATGGCGTCGGAACCGTAGATCGCCGAGGCGCCGTCCTTCAGGACTTCAATGCGCTCGATCAGCGAGGTCGGGATGGTCGACATGTCGGTGAAGCCGGCCAGGCTGGTGCTCCAGCGCTTGCCGTTGACCAGCACCAGCGTGCGCTGCTCACCCAGGTTGTACAGGCTGACGTACTGGCCGCCCTGTTCCGGGTTGGACGCCAGCACGGCCGCCTTGCTGAAGGTCTGGGTGCCTGCCACGGACAGGTTCTGCAGCAGGTCGCCGACGCTGACCAGGCCCGAACGCTGGATGTCCTCATGGCTTACGGTGAGGACCGGCTGGGAGGTTTCCACATCCACCGAGCGGATGCGGGAGCCGGTGACTTCCAGGCGATCAAGGGTGGTCGGGGCACTGGCTTCCTGTGCGGAAGCAAATGCCGGTGCCAGCGCCAGCGCGATGCCGGCGGGCAGCAGGCCCAGCCGCACGGCAGGGGTGCGAACGTTCATCAATCTCTCCAAGGTACGTGTTAGTAGCGTGTTAAAACGCTCCAGCACGTTACGATTGCGTTGCGATGCTGTATTTGCGCGACCCAACCGTAGACTTTGCAGAGTGTGGCGGGAGCAAGCCGCCGTTTTCCCTGAACCGGGAAGCAGACTGCCCATAACGGGCACGGAAGGCCCGGGCGAAGCTGCAGCAGTTGTCGAATCCGCTGGCTGCGGCGACCTCGCCCACCATCATGTCGGTGTCGCGCAGCAGATCGGCGGCCCGCTCCAGGCGCAACCGTGCCGAAAGCGACTGGGGGCTCTCTTCATAAAGGCTCTGGAAGGTCTTGGAGAGGTACCAGCTGGAGAAGTTGGTCAGTTCGGCGAGTTCGCCGATCCGCACCACCCTGTGGCTGTTGCCCTCCAGATAGAGGCGGGCACGCTGCATGCGGCCGAACACCTGGCGCTTGCGGCTGCGTGAGCGACCGGGGCAGCGCTGTACGTTGTCGGCCAGATCACGCTGCAGGCCGGCCAGATGCAACAGCAGCGGCCGCAGCGCCTGCGCGGGCAGGCCGCTGTCGAGCGCATCGCGCCACAGGCGCAGGGCAACTCGGGCGTCGCCGCGGCTCATGCGACCACGACCGGCATACAGGCCGCAATCGGCCATCTCGGACAGCACCCGCATCGCCTCCGCATTCAGGCTGAGGCCCACGCACAGTCCGTTACGGCCGGCCTGCACCAGCGGGCGCGACTCCTTCTCGAAGGCGATCCACTCGCCATGGCGCAGGCGGAAACGCCCTTCCTTGGCTTCCACCCAGGAGCTGCCCCGGACCTGCAGCCAGACCGTGAAGCTTGACCCTGCCGTCTGCAGGCTGCCGAGCCGGGCCACGCCCATGCAGGTCGGCGCGAGATCATCGAGCGCCTTGTCGAGGGAGACGGTTTGGCCACGATCGGCCAGCGAGAGTTGACGCATGGGGCACCACGGGTTTGCCTGATACAGGCTTCCGTTTTGCCTAATCAGGTGTCAGCCCGTCAGGAAAATCCGCCGAGATCGCCACGAATTCGCGGCGAGAACTCCACAAAGAAATCACGAAGAGATATTTTTCTTCAGGATCAACGACTTGAGAAATGCCGGGAACAGGGCTGGCGCCGACCGGGGCAGCTGCATGACGCCGATGTCAGCGCCATCGCTGACCGCCAGGGCGACGTACAGATCCCGGCCATCGGCGCTGGCACTGATGCCGTTGCCCGCGCTGAGCCGCTGCCGATCCAGGCAGCGCTCGGGGGCTTCGGTCCCGGCCTGGATATGGATCAAGGTCGTACCGCACGCGGTCGAATTGCCGAGATACCCGATGCCACCGGTGCCTGCCACCGTCCAGGTGCGATAGCGCCATCGGCTGGGCCGGTCTTCACTGACCTGCTGCACGCTGGCCGGGGACAGTGCCGCATCCACCGACCACAAACCGCCGGACGCCAGGCGTGTGAACAGCACGCGGCCATCACCCCGATCGAAACGTGCCTGGGAGACGCCATCGATGCTGGCCAGGCGGCGCCAGGGGGTTACGCTGCGATCGAACAGGCTCAATCGGGTGCGCTGCTCTGCATCGCGCTCGACCACCAGCAACTGTTCCGGGGTTGCCCCGTACAGGGCCTGCAGGGGCTGATCGACCGGAACCGGCAACGGTTGCAGGTGCTCGTCGCGCGGCGCGATCTCGTAGACCACGGTGCGCCCATGCTCATCACGCCCGACCACCAGCAACTGGCGGCTGTCGGCCGACCAGTCCGGCGCCTGCCGCCCCTCCGGACGCAGGCCCTCGATCGGCCGCAGTGAATCGGGCCGCTGCATGTCCGCCCACCACAGCGCGAAACTGCCGGAACGATCGGATGTGAAGACCAGCTGGCGACCGTCGGGCGCCGCCATCGGCTGCCCGTCACGCCCGCTGGACGCGAACAGCCGCTCGGCGCTGCCGCCGGCCATCGGCACCTTGAACACGCCGAACTGGGCACGGCGGTGAACGAAGGCCAGCACGTCGCCGTGGCGTGACACCGCAGGCCATTGTGCGTCGTCGAGGCCGGCATCACGCAGGGTGCGGCGCTCGACGTCCAGGTAGTACAGCCGCACCTCGCTGTCCACGCGCCGGCCGAACACGATGCTGCGACCATCGCCCAGCCAGGCCCAGCCACGCTGTTCGGCCGATTCGTTGGTCAACTGCTCCAGCTCGCCGCCCCCGGCCGGCATCCGCCACAGGTCGCCCATCTGCGGATTGCGCACGAACACCAGCCACTTGCCGTCGGGCGAGTAGCGTGGCGCGTAGTCAAAATCATCCTGGTCGACCGCATAGTCCAACGCCCGCCACTGGCCGCTGGCCAGGTCGAGCACACGGATGCCGCGATGGGCATAGCGGCCCACCATGCTGCCAAAGACCAGGCCGCGGCCATCCGGAGTCCAGTCGAAGCTGAGCAGTTCGGTTCCGTCGCAGCGGGTCGCCTGGCGCACACCGCCGCCGGTCGCGCTGGCGATCAGCACCTGGCAACCGCCGTCGGCTCCAAAGCGGGCAAAAGCGATCTCGCGCCCGTCCGGTGACCAGCTCGGGAAGCGGTCACTGGCTCCCTTCGGCGGCAGCGCCAGCTGCCGGGCCGGCGCATTGCCCGAGGTCTGCACCTTGATCGCGCCACCACCGGCGCCGTCCTCGTTGGCGCCTTCGTAGGCAACCTGGGAGCCATCCGGCGAAAGCGTGGGATAGGTTTCAAAACCACTGGTGGCGGTGATCAGGCGGTAGGGACGCTGCGGGCTGCCGATCACCCGCACGCCGTTCTCGACGGCGGCATCCACCGGTGAGCTCGGCTCCGGCCCACGCCGGAGCAGCAATGTGGCCATGACCAGCAGCGCGGCCAGCATCATCACACCCAGCACCCACAACAGCTGGCGGCGCAGCTGGCGCCAGCCGCGCCGGCGTGAAGGCGCTGCCGGCACGGCCATCGCCGGAATCGTGCCGGTACCGTCCGGCGACGGCATCGCGTCCGCAACGGCTACCGCTTCCACTTCCGCCACCGGCTCGAAGTCGTCCAGCGCCTGCACCGGCACCAGCAGCCGATAACCGCTCTTGGCGATGGTTTCGATGTAGGCCTGGCTGTTGTCGTCGTCGTTGGCGAACGCCTTGCGCAGCTGGGTGACGGCCTGGGTCAGCACGTCATTGGTCGGCAACGTATCGGGCCAGACCTCGGCAAACAGCTCTTCACGGGTAACCACGCGCCCCGGCTGCCGCATCAACACGCGCAGCACGCCCAGCGCTTTCGGCGTCAGCCTCCGCGGACGGCGCGCGCCTTCGACCTCGACCTCACGCGAGGACAAGGTAATGACGCAGTCGCCGACCTGCACGCGGTCGGCCTCGATGGGCGTGAGTTCGCTGCTGTTCATTTTCCGCTATACAGTAGGGACGGGACCTGGGCAGGGCTCACCAGCAATACCGTCCCCACCGTCCCTGGACAGGGTCATCGAAAAGCCAGATTCCGCACAAAGCATCGGCGCATACCGCAAAAACAATAACGCCCCCGGATATTAGCCTAAGCCGGTTACCCCGCCTATGACGGGGTCGACACTCAGGCTCTCTCTCGCCGACGCATTCACATAATCTGCATCACTATTCGCGCCCTTTTGGGCGCGAAATTTTTATCTGGCGTTCATTTTCACATGCGCCGAAGCATGGTCAATCCGACCAGACGCGACACCACCAGGCCGATATACATGACGCCTGCGAACTGTTCGAGCATCACCAGGGCCCGTGCCTGCGGGTGCAGCGGCACGACGTCGCTCAATCCAACACCGGACAACAAGCTGAAGCTCAGATAAAGCAGCTCCATCCAACTGCGCTCGGGGCCCGCGGTCGTACCCTGGAAACTGCCTGGATACCACTGCTGGCACACCGCGAACGCAAAGGCGAACGCCCAGGCCAGCAGGGTGAAGGTTGCCCCGGCCGCGAACAGCTCGTCGCGGGTCACTCGATGGTCCTGCAGCATGTAGGCGATCAATGCCCCCGCCGTATAGAAGTACAGCAGGCTTTCCAGCAGCTGTGCCGTGGTCAGCAGCGCGCTGCGGTCCAGAAGCGCCCCAGCCAGCGAGAACACCACCGAGGGAATGGCCAGCAGCAATGCCAGCCAGGTTCCCAACGGGCTGCGCTGGACCACCCACAGCGCCAGGCCGAGCACCGCCATGCCGAACATGCCCAGCGCCGCCCGGCCAGCGGCGGTGTCATCCAGCGCGGGATACAGCAGGACCGCCAGCAGCTGGGCCCCCAGCAGCCATGCCGAGGGGTGGCGGCGGGCGATTGCCAGCCAGCGGGTGGTCAAGGCAACAGGCATGGCGTCCTTTCCGCTGGGCAGTGGCCGGAGCATAACGGGTCGCGCCGGGCCACGCCCGGCGGTTCTCCTGGACCGCGGCGCCGTCCAGGAGAACCGCCGGGCGCTACCGGTGCAGCATCATCCCTGGCGGTAGACCTCGGCACCGGCAGCACGGAACTCCTGCGACTTCTCCTTCATGCCGGCCTCTGCGTAGTCACGTACGTCCTGGGTGATCTTCATCGAACAGAAGTGCGGGCCGCACATCGAGCAGAAATGGGCCAGCTTGTGCGCGTCCTTCGGCAGCGTCTCGTCGTGGAATTCCTTGGCCTTCTCCGGATCCAGCCCGAGATGGAACTGGTCCTCCCAGCGGAACTCGAAGCGCGCCTTGCTCAGCGCGTTGTCGCGCACCTGCGCGCCCGGGTGCCCCTTGGCCAGGTCGGCCGCGTGCGCGGCAATGCGGTAAGCCATGATGCCGTCGCGCACGTCCTGGCGGTTGGGCAGTCCAAGGTGCTCCTTCGGCGTCACGTAGCAGAGCATGGCGGTACCGAACCAGCCGATCATCGCCGCACCGATCGCGCTGGTGATGTGGTCGTAGCCCGGCGCGATGTCGGTCGTCAGCGGACCCAGCGTGTAGAACGGCGCTTCGCCGCACTCGCGCAGCTGCTTGTCCATGTTCTCCTTGATCAGCTGCATCGGCACGTGGCCGGGGCCTTCGATCATGGTCTGCACGTCGTGCTTCCAGGCGATCTTCGTCAGTTCGCCCAGCGTCTCCAGCTCGCCGAACTGTGCCGCGTCGTTGGCATCGGCAATGCAGCCCGGGCGCAGGCCGTCGCCCAGCGAGAAGGTCACGTCATAGGCCTTCATGATTTCGCAGATCTCTTCGAAATGCGTGTAGAGGAAGTTCTCCTTGTGGTGCGCCAGGCACCACTTGGCCATGATCGAGCCACCGCGGCTGACGATGCCGGTAACGCGCCTGGCGGTGAGCGGCACGTAACGCAGCAGCACGCCGGCATGGATGGTGAAGTAGTCCACGCCCTGCTCGGCCTGCTCGATCAGCGTGTCGCGGAAGATTTCCCAGGTCAGTGCCTCGGCACGGCCATCGACCTTTTCCAGCGCCTGATAGATCGGCACGGTACCGATCGCCACCGGCGAGTTGCGGATGATCCATTCACGGGTTTCGTGGATGTGCTTGCCAGTGGACAGATCCATCACCGTGTCGCCGCCCCAGCGGATCGCCCACACCAGCTTCTCCACTTCCTCGGCGATGCCGGAAGACACGGCGCTGTTGCCGATGTTGGCGTTGATCTTGGTGAGGAAGTTACGGCCGATGATCATCGGCTCGCTTTCCGGATGGTTGATGTTGTTGGGCAGCACCGCACGACCACGGGCAATCTCGTCGCGCACGAACTCGGGGGTGATGATCTTCTGGATCGAAGCACCGAACGCTTCGCCCGGGTGCTGCTGCAGCAGTCCGGCATCGCGGATCGCGTCCAGGCGCTGATTCTCGCGGATGGCGACGAATTCCATTTCCGGCGTGATGATGCCGCGCCGCGCGTAGTGCATCTGGGTGACATTTGCACCAGTACGTGCGCGGCGTGGCAGGCTGCGTGCGGGGAAACGCACCGCATCGAGCTTCGGGTCATGTTCGCGGTCGCGGCCGAACGAAGAGCTGAGGCCGTCGAGCTGTTCGGTATCCCCCCGTTCTTCCACCCAGCCACGGCGCAGCGCCGGCAGGCCTGCGGAAAGATCGATATGCACGTCAGGATCGGTGTAGGGGCCGGACGTGTCATAGACCGTTACCGGCGCATTCTCCTCGCCGCCGAACAGCGTCGGCGTGCGGGTCAGCGCGATCTCGCGCATCGGTACCAGGAGATCCGGGCGCGAACCAGGCACATGGATCTTGCGCGAACCGGGAATCGGCCGGGTCACGGATTCAGAGAGTTGCTGGGCCTGTTGCTGCAGGGCGGAGAGCTGTGCGTTCATCGGGCATCGTCCAGGAAGGTCAGGGACGAAGCGGCGGCGCACTGCGCCCGCGCACGG is a genomic window containing:
- a CDS encoding TonB-dependent receptor plug domain-containing protein; this translates as MNVRTPAVRLGLLPAGIALALAPAFASAQEASAPTTLDRLEVTGSRIRSVDVETSQPVLTVSHEDIQRSGLVSVGDLLQNLSVAGTQTFSKAAVLASNPEQGGQYVSLYNLGEQRTLVLVNGKRWSTSLAGFTDMSTIPTSLIERIEVLKDGASAIYGSDAISGVVNIILRKNFDGAEASAYYGQNSHGDGSKTQYSLTLGATGERSSIVFGANYIKEDPVWAKDRGLTQYSYGQGHKEDGLSPAGPWGRFTDPRAEGTAGAGEYNKAGKWVPNTWVVNHTGSWDTPVGVGQPSNNFNNYHLIGLDDYYNASQQMMLNQGAESKTMFTSASYDINDNLRLKSTAMYSERDSKRQIAGYPLTGTSQPQFPVAISKDSIYNPLGNWANPGAGVDIGGWGRRIFELPRITQNNVKSLHFDAALEGNFDFNNRPFDWDVGINYNQFDVTQTSSGNINLLALKNALGPSFINANGVAQCGTAANPIALGTSPGSCVPFDLLGGASAATPDALKYINTLLNSTGQSKSKQYFANITGSLFDMPGNAGEFAFAAGYEHREVSGYDHPDALSSSGYTTELAAQPTEGKYKTNEFYLELMVPLLRDLPGAKELSLDIASRYSDYDKFGNTVNSKFSVTWKPIDDLLVRATYGEGFRAPTLDDTFGGGSQTFDKFTDPCDAVFGQRSNPAVAARCGAEGLASDFRQTDAAGRPISARDTQGNNPFNSGVGNDKLQPETSKTRTAGLVWSPSFVSGLNVSLDWYKITVDNVITALSANYVLNQCYQNGVQAFCDQYSRGDVANGQQVTGLSRGNANLGSLETEGYNFGVRYRMPEYSFGTLSFNLDTNYLTSFRQQATKGAAWDDYAGYWNYPRVRGTLATTWTKGDLSATWTMRYYGGFRDFCYDQENGLECNQPDYYTENGGWTGGLGANKKGAIVYHDISATWQAPWNGSVTVGARNVFGKTPPITYAVTNASAVQLDPMLDYDRFLFIQYNQRF
- a CDS encoding helix-turn-helix transcriptional regulator → MRQLSLADRGQTVSLDKALDDLAPTCMGVARLGSLQTAGSSFTVWLQVRGSSWVEAKEGRFRLRHGEWIAFEKESRPLVQAGRNGLCVGLSLNAEAMRVLSEMADCGLYAGRGRMSRGDARVALRLWRDALDSGLPAQALRPLLLHLAGLQRDLADNVQRCPGRSRSRKRQVFGRMQRARLYLEGNSHRVVRIGELAELTNFSSWYLSKTFQSLYEESPQSLSARLRLERAADLLRDTDMMVGEVAAASGFDNCCSFARAFRARYGQSASRFRENGGLLPPHSAKSTVGSRKYSIATQS
- a CDS encoding winged helix-turn-helix domain-containing protein, with the protein product MNSSELTPIEADRVQVGDCVITLSSREVEVEGARRPRRLTPKALGVLRVLMRQPGRVVTREELFAEVWPDTLPTNDVLTQAVTQLRKAFANDDDNSQAYIETIAKSGYRLLVPVQALDDFEPVAEVEAVAVADAMPSPDGTGTIPAMAVPAAPSRRRGWRQLRRQLLWVLGVMMLAALLVMATLLLRRGPEPSSPVDAAVENGVRVIGSPQRPYRLITATSGFETYPTLSPDGSQVAYEGANEDGAGGGAIKVQTSGNAPARQLALPPKGASDRFPSWSPDGREIAFARFGADGGCQVLIASATGGGVRQATRCDGTELLSFDWTPDGRGLVFGSMVGRYAHRGIRVLDLASGQWRALDYAVDQDDFDYAPRYSPDGKWLVFVRNPQMGDLWRMPAGGGELEQLTNESAEQRGWAWLGDGRSIVFGRRVDSEVRLYYLDVERRTLRDAGLDDAQWPAVSRHGDVLAFVHRRAQFGVFKVPMAGGSAERLFASSGRDGQPMAAPDGRQLVFTSDRSGSFALWWADMQRPDSLRPIEGLRPEGRQAPDWSADSRQLLVVGRDEHGRTVVYEIAPRDEHLQPLPVPVDQPLQALYGATPEQLLVVERDAEQRTRLSLFDRSVTPWRRLASIDGVSQARFDRGDGRVLFTRLASGGLWSVDAALSPASVQQVSEDRPSRWRYRTWTVAGTGGIGYLGNSTACGTTLIHIQAGTEAPERCLDRQRLSAGNGISASADGRDLYVALAVSDGADIGVMQLPRSAPALFPAFLKSLILKKNISS
- a CDS encoding ion channel encodes the protein MPVALTTRWLAIARRHPSAWLLGAQLLAVLLYPALDDTAAGRAALGMFGMAVLGLALWVVQRSPLGTWLALLLAIPSVVFSLAGALLDRSALLTTAQLLESLLYFYTAGALIAYMLQDHRVTRDELFAAGATFTLLAWAFAFAFAVCQQWYPGSFQGTTAGPERSWMELLYLSFSLLSGVGLSDVVPLHPQARALVMLEQFAGVMYIGLVVSRLVGLTMLRRM
- the thiC gene encoding phosphomethylpyrimidine synthase ThiC, coding for MNAQLSALQQQAQQLSESVTRPIPGSRKIHVPGSRPDLLVPMREIALTRTPTLFGGEENAPVTVYDTSGPYTDPDVHIDLSAGLPALRRGWVEERGDTEQLDGLSSSFGRDREHDPKLDAVRFPARSLPRRARTGANVTQMHYARRGIITPEMEFVAIRENQRLDAIRDAGLLQQHPGEAFGASIQKIITPEFVRDEIARGRAVLPNNINHPESEPMIIGRNFLTKINANIGNSAVSSGIAEEVEKLVWAIRWGGDTVMDLSTGKHIHETREWIIRNSPVAIGTVPIYQALEKVDGRAEALTWEIFRDTLIEQAEQGVDYFTIHAGVLLRYVPLTARRVTGIVSRGGSIMAKWCLAHHKENFLYTHFEEICEIMKAYDVTFSLGDGLRPGCIADANDAAQFGELETLGELTKIAWKHDVQTMIEGPGHVPMQLIKENMDKQLRECGEAPFYTLGPLTTDIAPGYDHITSAIGAAMIGWFGTAMLCYVTPKEHLGLPNRQDVRDGIMAYRIAAHAADLAKGHPGAQVRDNALSKARFEFRWEDQFHLGLDPEKAKEFHDETLPKDAHKLAHFCSMCGPHFCSMKITQDVRDYAEAGMKEKSQEFRAAGAEVYRQG